The following DNA comes from Nymphalis io chromosome 20, ilAglIoxx1.1, whole genome shotgun sequence.
GCCGAGAGAAATGTGTGCTTATTTTGGGTCGCCTATCTCAAGTATGACCATTTTTTACAACCGCTGGTCGAAGCTGGCGCTGACCCGTTATATTTCGACGCGCTCGGTTTGTCTCCATTACACGCGGCCGCATTTAGTGGTTCGACGGAGTGCGCcaattatttattgtcttgtGGAGCGGATCCTAATTACATGCCGAGATGCTTTGTACCGCTTCATTGTGCTGCGTTCGGGAATTCTGTACAAGTGGCTAATTTACTGATTAATCGTGGTGCCTCTGTCCACGCGGCTGTAAAATATATCAACTGTGAAGGAGGTTTACTGCACTGCGCTGTTCGAGCTAATTCTGTTGACTGTCTTAAGCTATTTATATCACATGGAGTAGACGTCAATCAAATAGAACCAGGCGGTACTAATGCAATTCATCTCGCCGCCGATCTTGGTATGATTCAGTGCCTTGCAATACTAATAGAGACGCCTGGAGCCGATCCTAACGTAAGAACGAGAGTGGGTGACCGGGAATCTACAGCACTTCATTTAGCAGCTGACGGTGGTTTTGTTGAATGTGTTGATTTACTTCTAAATAAAGGCGCGGACGCCAGCTTAAAAAATCATAGAGGATTTACCGCCTTACATCTTGCCGCACGCTCCTCGTGTCTGGAATGCGTAGAGTCATTGCTTAGAAAAGGAAATGCAGAACCTAATTCAATGGATTTTGACAAAAGAACACCACTTCACGCTGCCATAGGAAAGTCTGATAGTGCCTGTGACATAATTGAAACCTTAATAAGTTGGGGAGCAAATGTCAATCAAAAGGACGAGTACGGGTTCACGCCCTTACACTTAGCTGCACTTGACGGTCTTTCTGCGTGTGTAGAGACATTAATTTATCACGGTGCTGATGTAACAACGCGCTCTAAAAAAGGAAACTCAGCGCTTAATGTAATCGCCAGAAAGACACCTGCGTCACTTGCGATGATAACGAGGAAGTTGGACTGTGCTATCACATTACACCACTCACAAACAAGTAACCGAGAGGTTGAACTTGAACTCGACTTCCGTAGCATACTCCAGCATTGTTATCCACGCGAAATAAGTTATCTTAATACATTTGTTGACGAAGGCCAGAAGGAAGTACTTCTACACCCTCTTTGCTCGGCTTTCCTGTACATTAAATGGGAAAAAATTCGTAAATATTACGTCGCCCGGCTATTTCTAAGTTTCATATTCGTTCTTTGTTTAACTTTGTATGTATTAACTGCACTTGCACATAATTGCTATAATGGAAGCAAAGACATGGAAGAGACAATACAAGAACAAGAACTGTGTCAAAAACAATCCATACTAGGAGACTTACTTAGAAAAAATCCATTCGTAATAGAAATGCAATGGTGGGTGCTTGCAGGTATAACAATTTTCGAAATATTCAGGAAAGTTTACGGCATCGCCGGTTATTCGACAGTAAAACAGTATTTAATGCAATCAGAAAACATCATTGAGTGGTTTGTTATTGTAAGCGTTTtcttaatatcatatatttatacaaatataacatacaCGTGGCAAAATCACGTGGGGGCTTTCGCAGTTCTCGCGGGATGGAcaaatttaatgatgatgattggTCAGTTACCAGTTTTTGGAACCTACGTCGCTATGTATCAAAAAGTACAAAAAGAATTTGCGAAGCTACTGATGGCTTACTCATGTATTCTCATCGGATTCACAATAAGCTTTTGCGTGATATTTCCTGATTCGTCATCGTTCGCAAATCCTTTTATGGGTTTTATAACAGTCTTGACAATGATGATCGGCGAACTAAATTTGGATTTGTTATTAAATGAGCCAGATGGCAACGATCCGCCGGTCTTGTTGGAGTTCTCTGCGCAAATAACATACGTTCTTTTCCTTATGTTTGTCACCGTTGTGCTTATGAATTTGCTCGTAGGTATTGCAGTTCACGATATACAGGGATTAAGAAAAACCGCAGGCCTTTCGAAACTCGTGAGACAAACCAAACTAATTTCCTATATGGAACTTGCTTTGTTTAATGGATACCTACCAAAATGTCTCCTGAAAATATTACATTCCTCGGCCCTTGTATCGCCACAAGCGTATAGAGTTGTTTTGAGTGTGAAACCGTTAAATCCCAGTGAAAAACGTCTTCCAAGAGATATAATGATGGCGGCATACGACATTGCGAAAATGAGAAAACAATACGGTCACACCATATCATCGAATGGATCGACTACAGGGGCATATTCGTGCTTCAAAAAATACGAGAATAACAATGATTCTGGCTACCGAGAGTACGGTTATTCCTCAGGCTTGGGAAGCCTTCAGGCGAGATTAGACGAAACATCGGAAAATGTTCGACAGTTGACACAGGAGGTGAAAGAGTTAAAAAAGCTTATAAGTGCACAGCAGCTTGTAATACAACAAGCCCTGTCGGGCGCAATAGACAACCGTTGATGATATAATAGACCGTTTATATTTCAATGCCAGCGGTACAAGTCAATAAACTATGAGGAACGgttattgtatatttacgtTTAGATTTGTGAACGGTTAAGAACTTAAAttgtaaacgattttttttttgtattcgcaTTTGAATGTTGTCGaggaaattatgtttaaaacgaTGAGCTGTGATCGAAAATGAGATAGTGCGTAAGGGTTTTGTGATATAATTTAtcatgataataaatttatttttcataagccaatcgaattttatttattttatattttcgcaAATCTACAAAAATACATACTCGTCACAATACATTTCTATAAggagtacataaaaaaatggctACTGGccgttattgtttttttttaacatgaataCTATTGAtacctaataattttattattacctaaGTCAgctactaataaatacaatgtatgcgtatgttaaaataacattaataaattagatgTGCACATAGGGTATTCTGTACAAAAATTAAACCATTATAAGCCTAAATTACGAAAATTTGTgttgagatatttaaaaatcattattgaaattctgccacatgtgtattctacgaacccgcattggagcagcgtggtggaataagctccaaaccttcttctcaaaagagagaggagcccttagccgagcagtgggacattaacaggctgtaactaAAGTGAAAAGAGGAAGCACAATAACAATTGTTCctcaatataatcattattataacaaaacgaTAACTATAACAGCTAAAAAGCGGATTAAAACGGCTGCTTAATtcagttactattttttttttttttatttcaccgcTATGTCACAGTTATtgtattgattaataaaataatatgtatttaagttaattacatattagtgttaattatttataattcacgtATGTTATTcccaaaaatgttttaatatttttcaatagtcgtatattcatttattaagcTTATCGATTGTTCATAAACacgtattgtttataaatagtatGAAGAAAAAATTCGCTAGTGCgagttttttacttattcgatagctggcagcacttacatgataaataattataggttatgaactttttatgaatgataaaaactcgaaaaaatcctattatctttaggatttgaATGCGACATAAAGTTccgtcatttaattaattttcgttCTCATTCTATTGTAAGCGAGAAAGGAATTGTCATTGGGTCTATTAGTGTCTTTGTCTAAGTGTGAAACGGTTACAGTAAATGCTATagattaagtaaaaaaactaaaattcggccgtagacagagaaactaatagaaagaaagagaacgaaaattacgttacacatggtttagacagagatagaattatcaaatcttttgtcccttatcgcgtaaccagttttagtgtttgtttcgctactcaagtaggGAAACAAACTTGACAATTGGTGCggtcattgtgttttttgttcacgTTTTAGCTTATTTTCATGCTAGAAAACGAATCTAATCCAGtgatttatcatgtaagtgctgccagcgtcagctataAAAATGTCCCGGTTTTCGAtcaaaaatatcgactcgtcgataatataaacaaataaatacggagtccaataatagcctaaagtgcttcgttatcgataaatatgaaattttaatttattctttgtcctatttataatttctttatgacaacattatttaacattcttcttgAATCTATAATGTTATTACATttcgagtcaagaggttaacatagaaatatatgtggcaaccattctttattaataatttaattgagtattttagatttcaacatatAACGCATGAAGAACGCTTATCATATAAAGATGCTAAAGTACTGTTGATatcggaaacaaaaacaaaaatgcaACGTTTTTTGAGTGTAactggaaaacaaaaaaatattttaattaaaaaataataaatattaaaaagtcaaatttaa
Coding sequences within:
- the LOC126776316 gene encoding transient receptor potential channel pyrexia — encoded protein: MPTTRSLLSSRWFRSRRAPRLDEPDDTTGTQPQNMDRRPRVARVLSSPARAQTAPLDEESLERAFPSMGHLEYVLAGSSPPAESAPNMYDSFEEPPLDLTAHICADSLRQSAYEQMRAVGGRLRLLDELESGVITIDTAVNTFTTASEAERNVCLFWVAYLKYDHFLQPLVEAGADPLYFDALGLSPLHAAAFSGSTECANYLLSCGADPNYMPRCFVPLHCAAFGNSVQVANLLINRGASVHAAVKYINCEGGLLHCAVRANSVDCLKLFISHGVDVNQIEPGGTNAIHLAADLGMIQCLAILIETPGADPNVRTRVGDRESTALHLAADGGFVECVDLLLNKGADASLKNHRGFTALHLAARSSCLECVESLLRKGNAEPNSMDFDKRTPLHAAIGKSDSACDIIETLISWGANVNQKDEYGFTPLHLAALDGLSACVETLIYHGADVTTRSKKGNSALNVIARKTPASLAMITRKLDCAITLHHSQTSNREVELELDFRSILQHCYPREISYLNTFVDEGQKEVLLHPLCSAFLYIKWEKIRKYYVARLFLSFIFVLCLTLYVLTALAHNCYNGSKDMEETIQEQELCQKQSILGDLLRKNPFVIEMQWWVLAGITIFEIFRKVYGIAGYSTVKQYLMQSENIIEWFVIVSVFLISYIYTNITYTWQNHVGAFAVLAGWTNLMMMIGQLPVFGTYVAMYQKVQKEFAKLLMAYSCILIGFTISFCVIFPDSSSFANPFMGFITVLTMMIGELNLDLLLNEPDGNDPPVLLEFSAQITYVLFLMFVTVVLMNLLVGIAVHDIQGLRKTAGLSKLVRQTKLISYMELALFNGYLPKCLLKILHSSALVSPQAYRVVLSVKPLNPSEKRLPRDIMMAAYDIAKMRKQYGHTISSNGSTTGAYSCFKKYENNNDSGYREYGYSSGLGSLQARLDETSENVRQLTQEVKELKKLISAQQLVIQQALSGAIDNR